A single window of Dermacentor albipictus isolate Rhodes 1998 colony chromosome 1, USDA_Dalb.pri_finalv2, whole genome shotgun sequence DNA harbors:
- the LOC135901906 gene encoding uncharacterized protein codes for MCPTCGICIESLRRRAPPVATLCGHVFHGPCLAQWCEANGATHAPCPQCRLPISQGDLRRLFLDDHRPRRKKHRRHDDSAKEDVEDATFAAPEDFSTEDASGTRSPSPSANETWVFPPEPATFLDRILMIVADVNAIGREAAQKIKLGVQTLEEEVRRGVEEAAIRLGPCR; via the exons ATGTGTCCCACGTGCGGAATCTGCATCGAGTCTCTGCGCCGGCGGGCGCCGCCGGTGGCCACGTTGTGCGGTCACGTGTTCCACGGGCCCTGCCTGGCCCAGTGGTGCGAAGCAAATGGAGCCACGCACGCCCCGTGCCCTCAGTGCCGGCTGCCCATCAGCCAGGGGGACTTGCGCAGGCTTTTCCTGGACGACCATCGGCCCCGCCGCAAGAAGCACCGCCGCCACGACGACAGCGCTAAGGAGGACGTAGAAGATGCGACGTTCG CTGCGCCCGAAGACTTCTCGACAGAAGACGCCTCCGGCACCAGGTCTCCGTCGCCTTCGGCGAACGAGACTTGGGTGTTCCCTCCTGAGCCAGCAACGTTCCTTGACCGCATCCTGATGATTGTGGCAGACGTCAACGCGATTGGCCGCGAGGCTGCTCAGAAAATTAAGCTTGGCGTGCAGACGCTGGAAGAAGAGGTTCGCAGGGGCGTCGAAGAAGCCGCCATTCGCCTGGGCCCCTGTCGCTAA